The genomic segment TCGGAAATGATGACGCAGGGATTAATGGGGATGCCCGTACATGTGTTGCAGCGCGACGGCTGGATTCACATTCAGACTCCCGATAATTACATTGCATGGGTACATCGTGTGGGTGTGCATCTTGTGAATGAAGCGGAAATGGCTGCATGGAACAATGCCGAAAAAATTGTGGTAACGGCTCATTACGGCTTTGTCTATTCCAAGCCGGACCGGACTTCACAGACAATCTCGGACGTGGTGGCAGGCAACCGTTTTAAATGGGACGGAAGCAAAGGGGCTTTCTATAAAGTGATTTATCCCGATGGCCGCCAAGGATATATCTCCAAATCCATAGCCATGCCCGAAAAGAAATGGCGCTCCGGCTTGAAACAGGATGCAGCCGATATTATCCGCACTGCACGCACAATGATAGGAATACCTTATCTTTGGGCGGGGACTTCATCGAAAGGGGTGGATTGCAGCGGATTCGTGCGTACTATACTTTTTATGCACGACATCATTATCCCGCGTGACGCTTCCCAGCAGGCTTACGTAGGTGAACATATTGACATTGCGTCCGACTTTTCCAATTTGCAGCCGGGCGATCTGATATTCTTCGGCCGTAAAGCAACTGCGGAACGTAAGGAACGGGTGGTACACGTAGGGATGTATATCGGCGGCAAGCGTTTCATTCACTCACAGGGGGATGTGCATATCAGCAGTTTTGATCCGTTGGACGAACTGTTTGATGAGTACAACCTCGGACGTTTGTTGTTTGCCACGCGCGTGTTACCTTATATAAATAAGAAGACGGGACTGAATACGACAGCAACAAATGAGTATTATGAATGAACTGATAAAAAATCAATAACATGCAAAACAGAAGAGAGTTTTTAAAGACCGCTGCCTTTGCCGCATTAGGCTCGGGCATGGCTATCAATGGCGTATTGGCAAGTGAAAGGGTAGCGCCTGCATTGTTCAACATCAATAAAAGCGGCGTTGTGCCCAGAATGAAGCTGCGTTTCTTTCCTTATGAGCTGAAACTGCGCCATGTCTTTACGGTGGCTGCCTATTCGCGCACCACTACTCCTGATGTGCAGGTTGAAATAGAGTATGACGGAATCATCGGTTATGGAGAAGCCTCCATGCCTCCTTACTTGCAGCATGAGTTGGGCACAATGGACAGTGTGCTGGCTTTTCTGAAAAAGGTGCAGGATGTTATCGGACAGTTTACCGATCCTTTCCGGCTGGAAGATATTCTGGGTTATATAGACACGCTTTCGGCAGGGGATGCGGCGGCAAAAACAGCGGTGGATATCGCTTTGCATGATTTGGTGGGTAAATTATTGCAGGCTCCTTGGTATAAAATATGGGGACTGGACAGGGAGAAAACACCTTCTACCACATTTACCATTGGCATTGACACAGCCGATGTAGTGCGTGAAAAGACAAAAGAATGTGCCGGACAATTCAATATACTGAAAGTGAAGCTGGGGCGCGACAACGATAAGGAGATGATTGAGACGATCCGTTCGGTTACGGATCTTCCTATTGCCGTTGATGCCAATCAGGGTTGGAAAGATAAGCGCCATGCACTCGACATGATTTATTGGCTGAAGGAAAAGGGCATTGTTATGGTAGAGCAGCCTATGCCCAAAGAACAATTGGACGATATTGCATGGGTGACCGGGCAAAGTCCGTTACCGATATTTGCAGATGAGTCCATTCAGCGTTTAAAAGACATCGTGGGACTGAAAGATGCTTTTACCGGCATCAATATCAAGTTGATGAAGTGCACCGGCATGCGTGAGGCATGGAAAATGGTGACGTTGGCGCGTGCTTTGGGGATGAAAGTGATGGTGGGCTGCATGACTGAAACTTCCTGCGCCATTTCTGCCGCTTCGCAACTTTCTCCGGCGGTGGACTTTGCCGATTTGGATGGCAGCCTGCTGATAGCCAATGACCGTTTCAAGGGTATGGAAGTCGTGAAGGGGAAGATTACATTGCCGGATCTGCCGGGTATCGGAGTAGTGAAGATATAGAAAACACAGAGAATATTCGTAATTCATAATTTATAATTCAAACTCGTAATTCATGAAGAATCTGCTATACACTGTCTTCTTGTTTGTTTTTGTTTCTGCTTGCGGCACGAAGCCGGAAAACAAACCATATAGTTGGGACGATGATTTGCACCAGCGTCTGCTTACGGACTTTTGCCTGACGGAATCACAGGTGAAGGACTATATCAGGAAGTACCTTCCCGATGTCACCGATGAGCAAATGAGGCAATGGGAAGCATCCAATGCTTTGGAGTATATGATGCTGGACGGTGAGAAGCGCTATTTCCGCAATGCCGGTCCCAATTTGTTTCGTGTGGATTCAGCCTGTTATGATGTGAAAATAGCTAAGGAAGGCACTGCGCTGAGTGGGAGCGAGAAGGTGAATAAAGAGAATCTGCCGGAAATCATTACTGCTGTGCAGAAGAATGGCAAGGCGATTGCCGTTCCTAAACGGATGCGCGTTACTTATACATTGACGGTGGATACTAATGCTGTTCCTGCCGGAAAACTCATCCGCTGCTGGTTGCCCTATCCCCGCAAAGATCAGGCACGCCAGCGGGATGTGAAGTTTGTTTCTGCCAGTGAGCCGGAATATGTTTTCTCTCCGCAAGACTGCCGGCACAGTACGCTCTACATGGAGAAACGCGCCGTAAAGGGCGAGCCTACGGTATTTTCCGAAACATTCGAATACACCTCTTGTGGAGAGTGGCACAATCTGCGGCCCGAAGATGTCCGTCCTTATGACACGACTGCTCCCCTTTATAAAGAATATACCGCCGAACGGGAGAAGCATATCGTTTTCTCGCCGCGTCTGCGTGAGTTGGCTGCCAGACTGACAGCAGGTGAAACGAACCCGTATTTAAAGGCAAAACGCATCTTCTGTTGGATTAACGATAATTTTCCCTGGGCGTCTGCACGCGAGTATTCCACGATTGAGAATATCCCGGAGTACGTATTGGACAACCGTCATGGAGACTGCGGACAGGTCAGTCTTTTATTCATCACCTTGTGTCGTATCAGTGGTATTCCTGCGCATTTCCAGAGTGGGTTTATGATGCATCCTCGTGCCTGGAACCTGCACGACTGGGCGGAAGTGTACTTTGAAGGGGTGGGGTGGGTGCCCGTCGATCAGTCATTCGGCATGCCGGCTTTCGCCCGTAATGCTGATGAGAAGTTTTTCTTCTTGGGTGGCATTGACTCTTGGCGTATGATTGTGAATACTGATTACGGCATGCCGTTGGTTCCCGAAAAGAAGTATCCGCGCAGTGAAACTGTGGATTTCCAGCGTGGAGAGGTAGAGTGGGAAGGAGGGAATCTTTACTTTCCGCAATGGAGCTACCACATGGAGATTGATTATCTCAACTATTAGGGAGTGTGATGCGTTTTTGTTTTGTCTATCTGTCAGTCTTTTAACAAACTGCAATCGTGCATAAATGCTAATTTGTCAGTCTCTGTCGTTAACCGCTGTTAAGTCCCAAATATTCACTGTTAAAAGAGAACAAAAAAGAGTGACAAGCGGAATAACTGAACGATTTTTGTCGTTATTTTAACGTCAGAATGTTAAATAAGATTTGAATATTAACAATTAAAAGAGAATAAGAGTAGTATGAAACAGACAACAAAAAACATCCTTGGAGTTGCAGCCGTTGTAATTCTTAGTTCAGGAGTGGCCGGTGTTACCACTTATAAGATGCTGAATAAGGAAAAACCTGCTACATTTAGCGAGTTGTTCGAACAGAACCCTAATAATTTACAGTTGGCTGCTTATAATGCAACGGATGCGCAGCCTGTCGATTTGACACAGGCGGCAGAGAATTCGGTTCATGCTGTGGTACATATACGCGCTAAGCAGTTGAGCAAGACTCAAACCGTACAAGGCATGCCTGATATTTTTGATTTCTTCTTCGGTGATGGCCGCGGACAGCAGCGTCAGATACAGACCCAACCGCGTGTAGGCTTTGGTTCCGGTGTGATTATTTCTAAAGACGGTTATATCGTGACCAACAATCACGTGGTTGAAGGCGCCGATGAGATTACCGTAAAGCTGAATGACGACCGCGAACTGAAAGGACGGATCATCGGTACCGACCCTAGTACGGACCTTGCCCTGATTAAAATAGAAGGTGATGATTTCCCCACAGTACCGGTAGGCAATTCCGACGAATTGAAAATTGGCGAATGGGTATTGGCGGTAGGTAATCCGTTCAACCTGAACTCCACCGTTACAGCCGGTATTGTGAGCGCGAAAGCTCGTGCCATCGGCACTACTGCATCCAATGGACAGGCTGCAAATATCCAGTCTTTCATTCAGACGGATGCTGCCATCAATCAGGGTAACAGTGGTGGTGCATTGGTTAATGCGAGAGGTGAACTGGTAGGTATCAATGCTATGCTCTATTCACCGACAGGGGCCTATTCCGGTTACGGTTTCGCAATTCCCACCAGCATCATGACAAAAGTTGTGGCTGATTTGAAACAGTTTGGTACAGTGCAACGCGCTTTGCTGGGCATCACCGGTACTACACTGGGCACGGACCTGCAAATGGACGAAAGACTGGCAGAGGAAATGAAGAAGAAGGCCGATGAACTTGGAGTGAAAGAAGGTGTATTGGTTGCTGAGGTTGTGGAAGGTGGTTCTGCTGCCGGAATATTGAAGTCGGATGACGTTATCATTGGTCTTGGCGGTAAGAAGGTGCATAAGTTCAGCGACCTGCAGGAGGCTTTGGCTAAACATCGCCCAGGTGACAAGGTGAAAGTCAAAGTGGTTCGCGACAAGAAGGAGAAGGAATTTGAGCTGACCTTGAAAAATTCTCAAGGCAATACGAAAGTTGTGAAAGATGCCGGAATGGAACTTCTGGGCGCAGCCTTCAAGCCTGTATCTTCTGAACTGAAGAGACAACTTAACCTGGGTTATGGTTTGGAAGTGACCGGAGTGTCCAACGGTAAAATGGCAGATGCCGGTATTCGCAAGGGATTTATCATCCTCAAGGCGAACAATGTGCAGATGAAGTCGGTGGAGGACTTGGAGAAAGTGCTGAAAGCTGCCACTCAGTCTCCCGATCAGGTATTGTTCATCACCGGTATGTTCCCATCGGGTAAGCGTGCAAGCTATGCGGTGGATTTAACTCAGGAATAATCGAAACAGGTAAATAGGTAAGAAGATTGTAATATTAGCAAAGAAAGACGAAAAAGAGGGTGTTGGCAAATACTTGTCAATACCCTCTTTGTTATGTAGTCAAGGTATAAATAAGGTGAAAAAGTTCAGGCAAGTTTGTTTGTAATAAATAATTTGTCGTAACTTTGCAACCCAAATCTGTATTATAAGAATGAGACAACTAAAAATTACCAAAAGTATCACTAACAGAGAGAGCGCTTCTCTCGACAAGTATTTGCAGGAAATCGGTCGCGAAGACCTCATTACAGTCGAAGAAGAGGTAGAGCTCGCTCAGCGCATCCGCAAGGGTGACCGTGTTGCACTGGAGAAATTAACACGTGCCAATCTGCGTTTCGTTGTATCTGTAGCCAAACAGTACCAGAACCAGGGTTTGAGTCTGCCCGACTTGATTAACGAGGGCAATTTAGGACTGATTAAGGCTGCCGAAAAGTTCGATGAGACACGTGGTTTTAAGTTCATCAGTTATGCAGTATGGTGGATACGTCAGTCCATTTTGCAGGCTTTGGCAGAGCAGTCGCGTATTGTGCGTCTTCCTTTGAATCAGGTAGGTTCACTGAATAAAATCAGTAAGGCTTTCTCTAAGTTCGAGCAGGAAAACGAACGCCGTCCGTCTCCCGAGGAACTTGCCGATGAACTGGAAATCCCTGTTGATAAAATCTCTGATACGCTGAAGGTTTCCGGCCGTCATATTTCGGTGGACGCACCTTTCGTTGAAGGAGAAGATAACAGCTTGCTTGATGTGCTGGTCAATGACGACTCTCCTATGGCCGACCGCTCTTTGGTGAACGAGTCTCTTGCGAGGGAAATTGATAGAGCTCTTTCTACGTTAACCGATAGGGAAAAAGAAATCATACAGATGTTTTTCGGTATCGGACAGCAGGAAATGACATTAGAGGAAATTGGCGACAAATTCGGTCTCACACGTGAGCGTGTCCGCCAGATTAAAGAAAAAGCAATCAGAAGATTAAGACAAAGTAATCGTAGCAAATTGCTCAAATCTTATTTGGGATAAATAAGAATATCAGTTTCTGACAAATAAAAGAAATTAAGAAAACCGGTTTGTCCGACATGGACAGCCGGTTTTTTTCTATCTTTAAGTGAGATAAGAGGCATTTCTGCATAAAAAATAAGCGGGCTTATTTTGTTCTGCTTTCGGTTTACACTATCTTTGCCCCAATAAAATAAACCAATAGAAGTTATGAAACACGTAAAAATAGTATTTGCAGTGATGCTCGTATTTACTTTATGTACGGCATTTACAATGAAAAGTCATAAGCCTGTTTATGCTTTTGGCATAGCGGCTTCCTTCAACGATTCGGTGGTGTACTGTACGGAAATCCAGGTATTGGACAGCACGGCATTGGACAAGAACGGCTTTCTGCCCAAGCGCGACCTGTACAGCTATCAGTTGAAAAACTATCTGGAATATGACTTGAAGAAACCCGATTATACTTGTATGATCTATTTTAGTGAGAGTAAAAAGAAGCTGGAAAAGGAAGCTGTTAAAGTGAAAGCAAAGTATAAGAAGGGTACAATGGCGCTGCAGACTATTGCGCCGGACAAGTTTAGTTTTAAGAAACCGGAAGAGTGATTTTAAATCCGGATTATACGAATGACTATGAGACTGAAACTTTATACCCTGTTGTGCATATCTTTCCTTTTGATATTTACAGCTTGTAATCAGGACGACGATCCTGTACCGGCAGAGAAAGTTACACGAACAGTATTGGCCTATATAATGGCGGATAACAGCTTGTCGGGTTTTGCATCAATTGATATTGATGAAATGATGAAAGGAATGGAGGCTGTCGATGCTTCGCTGTACAATCTTTTGGTTTATGTGGATGACGCGAGCCGGGAGGGTTCCCAGTCTTATAAGTTTCCTACGCTCTATCGTTTGTCGAAGGATAAAAATGGAAATGTGGTAAAAGAGACTGTAAGGGAATATAAGAAGGAGCAAGTCTCTACCGATCCTGCTGTGATGAAAGAGGTTCTTAAGCTCCTTTTTACTGAATATCCTGCGGAAAGTTACGGTCTGGTGCTTTGGTCTCATGGCGAGGGCTGGATTCCCAATCCTTTGCCTCTTGCAAAGCAGGCTTCTACCCGTTGGGTAGGAGAGGACACTACCGGCGGCACTACTTATTTGAATATATCCGATATTGCCGCCATATTAAGCGAATTCCCCCGCTTCGATTTTATTCTGTTCGATGCCTGTTTCGGACAGACGGTAGAGGTGGCTTACGAACTGCGCAATTGCACAGATTATGTAATCGGTTCACCTACGGAAATACCGGGACCCGGCGCACCTTATGAGTCGGTTGTGCCGGCTATGTTCAAGGGAACCAATGTGGGTGTGGAGATAGGAAAAGCGTATTATGAACCTTATGAGAAGTTGTATACCGGAGTTAGTCCCTCTATGACTTGGACAGGTGGGGTTGCTATTTCCGTTATAGATTGTGCGGCTTTGGATGAGTTGGCTTCTGTGACGAAACAAACAATAGCGAAGAATGAACTGAATGTCGGCGAGATCTATAATTATGACCTGCGAAGCGAGTACAGTAAAAACTATGTGGGATATTATGATATGAAACAGTTGATGGAACGC from the Bacteroides eggerthii genome contains:
- a CDS encoding dipeptide epimerase — encoded protein: MQNRREFLKTAAFAALGSGMAINGVLASERVAPALFNINKSGVVPRMKLRFFPYELKLRHVFTVAAYSRTTTPDVQVEIEYDGIIGYGEASMPPYLQHELGTMDSVLAFLKKVQDVIGQFTDPFRLEDILGYIDTLSAGDAAAKTAVDIALHDLVGKLLQAPWYKIWGLDREKTPSTTFTIGIDTADVVREKTKECAGQFNILKVKLGRDNDKEMIETIRSVTDLPIAVDANQGWKDKRHALDMIYWLKEKGIVMVEQPMPKEQLDDIAWVTGQSPLPIFADESIQRLKDIVGLKDAFTGINIKLMKCTGMREAWKMVTLARALGMKVMVGCMTETSCAISAASQLSPAVDFADLDGSLLIANDRFKGMEVVKGKITLPDLPGIGVVKI
- a CDS encoding clostripain-related cysteine peptidase; the protein is MTMRLKLYTLLCISFLLIFTACNQDDDPVPAEKVTRTVLAYIMADNSLSGFASIDIDEMMKGMEAVDASLYNLLVYVDDASREGSQSYKFPTLYRLSKDKNGNVVKETVREYKKEQVSTDPAVMKEVLKLLFTEYPAESYGLVLWSHGEGWIPNPLPLAKQASTRWVGEDTTGGTTYLNISDIAAILSEFPRFDFILFDACFGQTVEVAYELRNCTDYVIGSPTEIPGPGAPYESVVPAMFKGTNVGVEIGKAYYEPYEKLYTGVSPSMTWTGGVAISVIDCAALDELASVTKQTIAKNELNVGEIYNYDLRSEYSKNYVGYYDMKQLMERLSSDVTAWTSAADKAIVYWRATPKNYSGMIHAMFPVPQETTCGVTHYIPMESAPAAMVAYRSTAWYTAAGLDKIGW
- a CDS encoding NlpC/P60 family protein gives rise to the protein MKKLSSVLVLFLFIPFFTFASQVGDRTIPVEVAQLSDSLKRMYAPDKRVALFDVDYSFAGKNVMLRGVTTSAEAKAALLQGLAKADYKVMDCIQVLPDVKGLEGKTYGIINVSVANLRAAPDFSSEMMTQGLMGMPVHVLQRDGWIHIQTPDNYIAWVHRVGVHLVNEAEMAAWNNAEKIVVTAHYGFVYSKPDRTSQTISDVVAGNRFKWDGSKGAFYKVIYPDGRQGYISKSIAMPEKKWRSGLKQDAADIIRTARTMIGIPYLWAGTSSKGVDCSGFVRTILFMHDIIIPRDASQQAYVGEHIDIASDFSNLQPGDLIFFGRKATAERKERVVHVGMYIGGKRFIHSQGDVHISSFDPLDELFDEYNLGRLLFATRVLPYINKKTGLNTTATNEYYE
- a CDS encoding transglutaminase-like domain-containing protein — translated: MKNLLYTVFLFVFVSACGTKPENKPYSWDDDLHQRLLTDFCLTESQVKDYIRKYLPDVTDEQMRQWEASNALEYMMLDGEKRYFRNAGPNLFRVDSACYDVKIAKEGTALSGSEKVNKENLPEIITAVQKNGKAIAVPKRMRVTYTLTVDTNAVPAGKLIRCWLPYPRKDQARQRDVKFVSASEPEYVFSPQDCRHSTLYMEKRAVKGEPTVFSETFEYTSCGEWHNLRPEDVRPYDTTAPLYKEYTAEREKHIVFSPRLRELAARLTAGETNPYLKAKRIFCWINDNFPWASAREYSTIENIPEYVLDNRHGDCGQVSLLFITLCRISGIPAHFQSGFMMHPRAWNLHDWAEVYFEGVGWVPVDQSFGMPAFARNADEKFFFLGGIDSWRMIVNTDYGMPLVPEKKYPRSETVDFQRGEVEWEGGNLYFPQWSYHMEIDYLNY
- a CDS encoding RNA polymerase sigma factor RpoD/SigA, which produces MRQLKITKSITNRESASLDKYLQEIGREDLITVEEEVELAQRIRKGDRVALEKLTRANLRFVVSVAKQYQNQGLSLPDLINEGNLGLIKAAEKFDETRGFKFISYAVWWIRQSILQALAEQSRIVRLPLNQVGSLNKISKAFSKFEQENERRPSPEELADELEIPVDKISDTLKVSGRHISVDAPFVEGEDNSLLDVLVNDDSPMADRSLVNESLAREIDRALSTLTDREKEIIQMFFGIGQQEMTLEEIGDKFGLTRERVRQIKEKAIRRLRQSNRSKLLKSYLG
- a CDS encoding trypsin-like peptidase domain-containing protein, coding for MKQTTKNILGVAAVVILSSGVAGVTTYKMLNKEKPATFSELFEQNPNNLQLAAYNATDAQPVDLTQAAENSVHAVVHIRAKQLSKTQTVQGMPDIFDFFFGDGRGQQRQIQTQPRVGFGSGVIISKDGYIVTNNHVVEGADEITVKLNDDRELKGRIIGTDPSTDLALIKIEGDDFPTVPVGNSDELKIGEWVLAVGNPFNLNSTVTAGIVSAKARAIGTTASNGQAANIQSFIQTDAAINQGNSGGALVNARGELVGINAMLYSPTGAYSGYGFAIPTSIMTKVVADLKQFGTVQRALLGITGTTLGTDLQMDERLAEEMKKKADELGVKEGVLVAEVVEGGSAAGILKSDDVIIGLGGKKVHKFSDLQEALAKHRPGDKVKVKVVRDKKEKEFELTLKNSQGNTKVVKDAGMELLGAAFKPVSSELKRQLNLGYGLEVTGVSNGKMADAGIRKGFIILKANNVQMKSVEDLEKVLKAATQSPDQVLFITGMFPSGKRASYAVDLTQE